The proteins below come from a single Acidimicrobiia bacterium genomic window:
- the groES gene encoding co-chaperone GroES: MKLAPLGDRIVVKPQDEAEVTTSGGLVIPDTAKEKPQLGEVLAVGPGEFKDGERVPVDVKVGDVVFYSKYGGTEVKHDGQDLLILSSRDVLAILG, translated from the coding sequence ATGAAACTGGCACCTTTGGGCGACCGCATCGTGGTCAAGCCCCAGGACGAAGCAGAGGTCACCACATCGGGTGGTCTCGTCATCCCTGACACGGCAAAGGAGAAGCCCCAACTGGGTGAAGTTCTCGCCGTTGGACCGGGGGAATTCAAGGACGGAGAACGCGTTCCCGTCGATGTGAAGGTTGGCGATGTCGTCTTCTACTCGAAGTATGGCGGCACCGAAGTCAAGCACGACGGCCAGGACCTGCTGATCCTGTCAAGCCGCGATGTGCTCGCGATTCTGGGCTAG
- a CDS encoding M50 family metallopeptidase encodes MADPSASVFALLFGSAVLMDLIGRDLTPSNERALVLAVLAAVLMVVSVLVHELAHAFMAFRNGLRVLRIRLMMYGGYSVIEGIPLPMTEFRIAAAGPLTSIGLGFLFWLIHFIEPSGGIGAVARALALGNLAIGVFNLFPGFPLDGGRVLRGLLSARGVDAVVATRTVAQIGRYTGWGVVAVGLILIVLREPFGLFWVIAGWFLAATAWQAGRREEMAAAYAGQTAGSVMRPVAAAVPGSMKISTMVEEFGMGAAMRSEPVEIDGRVVGIIGFEEIDAASPAQWVSTSVARLMTKIGPDDVVAKDEPLQTIVLHRIGQRRRLIVTDGGTVVGIIDSLGT; translated from the coding sequence GTGGCGGACCCATCGGCCTCGGTCTTCGCCCTGTTGTTCGGTTCTGCGGTCCTTATGGACCTGATCGGACGCGACCTGACTCCTTCGAATGAACGGGCCCTCGTGCTTGCCGTCCTCGCTGCCGTCCTGATGGTCGTTTCGGTGCTGGTCCACGAACTTGCCCATGCCTTCATGGCCTTCAGGAACGGCCTTCGCGTGCTGCGCATCAGGCTGATGATGTACGGCGGATACTCGGTGATCGAAGGGATACCACTCCCCATGACCGAGTTCCGAATCGCCGCGGCCGGCCCTCTCACATCGATCGGCCTCGGGTTCCTTTTCTGGCTCATTCATTTCATCGAACCGTCCGGAGGCATCGGTGCGGTCGCCCGCGCGCTCGCGCTCGGCAACCTCGCCATCGGGGTCTTCAACCTGTTTCCCGGCTTTCCCCTCGACGGAGGCCGGGTCCTACGCGGGCTCCTGTCGGCACGCGGTGTCGACGCCGTTGTGGCGACGAGAACAGTCGCCCAGATCGGGCGATACACCGGCTGGGGAGTTGTGGCCGTGGGCCTGATCTTGATCGTCCTTCGTGAACCCTTCGGCCTGTTCTGGGTCATCGCGGGCTGGTTCCTCGCCGCCACGGCGTGGCAGGCGGGTCGACGCGAGGAGATGGCCGCCGCCTACGCAGGGCAAACGGCGGGTTCGGTGATGCGCCCCGTTGCGGCCGCGGTACCCGGATCGATGAAGATATCGACGATGGTTGAGGAGTTCGGAATGGGCGCCGCAATGCGATCTGAACCCGTCGAGATCGATGGGCGCGTCGTTGGCATCATCGGATTCGAGGAGATCGATGCTGCCTCGCCGGCCCAGTGGGTCTCGACATCGGTCGCGCGGCTGATGACGAAGATCGGCCCGGACGATGTCGTCGCCAAGGACGAGCCGCTCCAAACCATCGTCTTGCACCGAATCGGTCAGAGGCGCCGACTCATTGTCACCGACGGCGGCACGGTGGTCGGCATCATCGACTCGCTCGGAACCTGA
- the tsaD gene encoding tRNA (adenosine(37)-N6)-threonylcarbamoyltransferase complex transferase subunit TsaD: MSGPLVLGIETSCDETGVAVLEGRSIRSSVLASQVDEHARFGGVVPEVAARAHVEAIRPLVHQALTRAGVHPEQLDAVSATRGPGLVGALSVGYAYGKSLAYSLGVPLFGIDHMEGHLFAPRLSFEGYQPPAVVLLASGGHSQIVHVRAWGDYEIMGGTIDDAAGEAFDKLARFIGLGFPGGPAIDVDSSDGDPDAIDFPRALSDRPFDFSFSGLKTAVITYLEKAKDRGELPPRPDVSASIQEAIVDVLVDKTFNAVEAAGVETIGAGGGVLANRRLREKLAAEADRRGVGLFVPDAHLCTDNGAMIACIGVDRIADGAEPDSFDLDVDPGLGLGT, translated from the coding sequence ATGAGCGGCCCTCTCGTGTTGGGGATCGAGACGAGCTGTGACGAGACGGGGGTAGCCGTACTCGAAGGTCGTTCCATCCGCAGCAGCGTGCTCGCGAGCCAGGTCGATGAGCACGCGCGTTTCGGCGGTGTCGTGCCCGAAGTCGCCGCTCGGGCACATGTGGAGGCGATCCGGCCCCTCGTCCATCAGGCGCTGACCCGTGCCGGTGTCCACCCCGAGCAGCTCGACGCCGTGTCCGCCACGAGGGGTCCCGGCCTTGTCGGGGCTCTGTCGGTCGGATACGCGTACGGCAAGTCCCTCGCCTACTCCCTCGGTGTGCCCTTGTTCGGTATCGATCACATGGAGGGCCATCTGTTCGCCCCGAGACTGTCGTTCGAGGGCTACCAGCCACCCGCGGTCGTGCTGCTCGCGAGCGGCGGGCACAGCCAGATCGTCCATGTCAGGGCATGGGGTGACTACGAGATCATGGGGGGCACCATCGATGACGCGGCGGGCGAGGCGTTTGACAAGCTTGCACGGTTCATTGGGCTCGGCTTCCCCGGCGGCCCCGCAATCGATGTCGATTCCAGCGACGGTGATCCCGACGCGATCGACTTCCCACGGGCACTCAGCGACCGCCCGTTCGACTTTTCCTTCTCGGGTCTCAAGACCGCCGTGATCACCTATCTCGAGAAGGCGAAAGATCGGGGTGAGTTACCCCCGCGTCCCGATGTGTCGGCGTCGATCCAAGAGGCGATCGTCGATGTGCTCGTCGACAAGACCTTCAATGCCGTTGAGGCAGCCGGTGTCGAGACGATCGGGGCAGGCGGTGGCGTCCTCGCAAACCGGAGACTGCGCGAAAAACTCGCCGCTGAAGCCGATCGCCGTGGTGTTGGACTGTTCGTGCCCGACGCTCACCTGTGTACCGACAACGGCGCGATGATCGCGTGCATCGGGGTGGATCGGATCGCGGACGGAGCCGAGCCCGACTCGTTCGACCTCGATGTCGACCCCGGGCTCGGGCTCGGCACATGA
- the rimI gene encoding ribosomal protein S18-alanine N-acetyltransferase produces MSRADIPAVASLEAEIYPTPWAPRVFFDELALDNRSYVVVEGPPGIVGYGGLLIVEEDAHVTTVAVAPEHRGSRLGVRLMLALVDEALGRGARHLTLEVRVSNRSAQGLYERFGFNPVGRRKNYYADEDALVMWATDIDTPEYGDLIGDLRAELGGGSA; encoded by the coding sequence ATGAGCAGAGCGGACATTCCGGCCGTCGCGAGTCTCGAAGCCGAGATCTACCCGACGCCGTGGGCGCCACGCGTCTTTTTCGACGAACTCGCGCTCGACAACCGCAGCTATGTCGTCGTCGAGGGACCGCCGGGTATCGTCGGATACGGGGGCTTGTTGATCGTCGAGGAGGACGCCCATGTCACCACGGTTGCCGTCGCGCCCGAGCACCGCGGATCCCGCCTCGGTGTGCGCTTGATGCTTGCGCTCGTCGACGAGGCACTGGGGCGCGGGGCTCGACACCTGACGCTTGAGGTCAGGGTCTCGAATCGGTCGGCCCAGGGCCTGTATGAGCGCTTCGGGTTCAATCCCGTCGGGCGCCGGAAGAACTACTACGCCGACGAAGATGCCCTTGTCATGTGGGCGACGGACATCGACACGCCCGAATATGGTGACCTGATCGGGGACCTTCGCGCCGAGCTGGGTGGAGGCTCAGCATGA
- the tsaB gene encoding tRNA (adenosine(37)-N6)-threonylcarbamoyltransferase complex dimerization subunit type 1 TsaB, producing MRILAIESATPASSVAIGEGADLRGQAVNVDSRGHVGFLLPAIDFCLSQAGWTPSDIDLVAVDVGPGPYTGLRAGVATAQAFAAAVGAQMAPVSSLTAISLRAATGHRRIWPVVDMRRGQVAVAPYRPLPGGVAPDGEPEVVDPEDFKAILESEAGDSLVVGDWQVLPDQTWTGLHRVRRGRPRYPSAETLLEIADLYQQRDNLRSAADIRPVYMREPDVEINWQAFRSEGAWPDA from the coding sequence ATGAGGATCCTTGCGATTGAATCCGCGACCCCTGCATCGTCGGTAGCGATCGGCGAGGGTGCCGATCTTCGCGGTCAGGCGGTCAATGTCGATTCGAGGGGCCATGTCGGGTTCCTGCTGCCTGCGATCGATTTCTGCCTTTCGCAGGCGGGGTGGACCCCTTCCGACATCGACCTCGTTGCAGTCGATGTCGGTCCCGGGCCGTATACGGGGCTCAGGGCCGGGGTTGCGACAGCACAGGCGTTCGCGGCGGCGGTCGGGGCGCAGATGGCTCCGGTGTCGTCACTGACGGCGATCTCGCTTCGTGCTGCGACCGGACATCGGCGCATCTGGCCCGTCGTCGACATGCGCCGCGGCCAGGTTGCGGTGGCACCGTACCGGCCGCTGCCAGGCGGTGTGGCTCCCGACGGGGAGCCCGAGGTGGTGGATCCAGAGGACTTCAAGGCGATCCTCGAGTCCGAAGCGGGGGATTCGCTCGTCGTCGGCGACTGGCAAGTGCTTCCCGACCAGACATGGACCGGACTTCATCGGGTCAGGAGAGGTCGACCACGGTACCCGTCAGCAGAGACCCTCCTTGAGATCGCTGACCTGTACCAGCAGCGCGACAACCTGCGGTCTGCCGCCGACATCCGACCCGTGTACATGCGCGAACCCGATGTCGAGATCAACTGGCAGGCCTTTCGGTCCGAGGGTGCGTGGCCCGATGCCTGA
- the tsaE gene encoding tRNA (adenosine(37)-N6)-threonylcarbamoyltransferase complex ATPase subunit type 1 TsaE, translating into MSVITSRPDETMALGRKLAPLLTAGDVVVLSGRLGCGKTLFVAGIAEGLGITKPVTSPTFLIARTYDEGFLPMIHVDVYRLGSISEFEDLALVDRGYRGVIVIEWGEAVAEVLPSSRLTVAFEMEGDQRTISFVPAGTWCDRDLGVLA; encoded by the coding sequence ATGTCCGTCATCACCTCACGCCCGGACGAGACGATGGCCCTCGGTCGCAAGCTCGCCCCGCTCCTCACGGCAGGCGATGTTGTGGTTCTATCGGGCCGGTTGGGATGTGGCAAGACACTGTTCGTTGCAGGGATTGCCGAGGGTCTCGGGATCACGAAACCGGTCACGAGCCCGACTTTTCTGATCGCACGGACCTACGACGAGGGTTTCCTTCCGATGATCCATGTCGATGTGTACCGGCTTGGTTCGATCAGCGAATTCGAGGATCTCGCCCTCGTCGATCGCGGCTATCGAGGCGTGATCGTGATCGAGTGGGGAGAGGCTGTTGCTGAGGTCCTTCCGTCGAGCAGACTCACGGTTGCGTTCGAAATGGAAGGCGACCAGCGGACGATCTCGTTCGTTCCTGCGGGGACCTGGTGTGATCGTGATCTGGGAGTTCTGGCATGA
- a CDS encoding uracil-DNA glycosylase, translated as MTLDYSHIATLDELSSIAANCTDCPLSATRTNVVFAAGRGDADVMVVGEGPGQQEDEQGEPFVGRSGQLLTDLLAEADIARDDVYIANVVKCRPPHNRDPKPEEIDACKPYLRRQIELVDPKVVITLGNFSSKLLMPTTVGITQLRGSFYPWWGRYLVPTFHPAAALRGGRSVTDNIRSDIAIVRALLDGKLGNQPDRDRSHEPDRPRSRDRSRDEQLGLFGATP; from the coding sequence ATGACGCTCGACTACTCCCACATCGCCACCCTCGACGAGCTCTCCTCGATCGCGGCAAACTGCACGGATTGCCCGCTGTCCGCAACAAGAACCAATGTCGTGTTTGCTGCCGGCCGTGGCGATGCCGATGTGATGGTCGTGGGTGAGGGACCGGGCCAGCAGGAGGACGAACAGGGGGAACCGTTCGTCGGGCGTTCAGGTCAGCTCCTCACCGACCTGCTCGCCGAGGCCGACATCGCACGCGACGATGTCTACATCGCCAATGTCGTCAAATGCAGACCTCCACACAACCGGGACCCGAAACCCGAGGAGATCGATGCCTGCAAACCGTATCTGCGTCGCCAGATCGAGCTGGTCGATCCGAAGGTCGTCATCACCCTCGGAAACTTCTCCTCGAAGCTCCTGATGCCGACGACGGTGGGCATCACGCAGCTGCGCGGGAGCTTCTATCCATGGTGGGGCAGGTATCTCGTCCCGACCTTCCATCCCGCCGCCGCTCTGCGCGGAGGACGGTCGGTCACCGACAACATCCGCTCCGACATCGCGATCGTGCGGGCACTCCTCGACGGTAAGCTCGGGAACCAACCGGACCGCGACCGTTCACACGAGCCGGACCGCCCCCGTTCCCGAGATCGTTCCCGAGATGAGCAGCTCGGGCTGTTCGGAGCCACACCCTGA
- a CDS encoding P1 family peptidase has product MDNRTITAIPGVRVGHHTMTEASTGVTVVTFPTPNVGVVDVRGGGPGTREIGVLGDATKPIPIDAIVLSGGSAFGLAAADGVVEDLAALGRGVPTPAGPVPIVPSAIIFDLMIGDPTVRPGAPEGAAAFRARTDAPVAMGSVGAGTGATINKWDGTDGIVKGGVGSFAIGVDRCAVGALAVVNAVGGLVDGALYDRGNPEAGLAPRLSFGAAQNTTLVVVATDAGIIDRNELRRVAIRAHDALGATIVPAHTRYDGDTVFVVSAGLDRGVDVDAVAEAAFRCVAESIRLAVEHA; this is encoded by the coding sequence GTGGATAACCGCACGATCACGGCCATACCCGGTGTTCGGGTCGGCCACCACACGATGACCGAGGCGTCGACGGGGGTCACCGTGGTGACCTTTCCCACACCGAATGTCGGGGTCGTCGATGTGCGAGGAGGCGGTCCCGGAACGCGGGAGATCGGTGTGCTGGGTGACGCCACCAAGCCGATTCCGATCGACGCGATCGTGCTCTCGGGCGGTTCGGCCTTCGGGTTGGCGGCAGCAGACGGCGTCGTCGAGGATCTCGCAGCTCTCGGACGCGGCGTCCCGACCCCAGCCGGCCCGGTTCCGATCGTGCCCTCGGCGATCATCTTCGACCTCATGATCGGCGATCCCACCGTCCGTCCCGGCGCGCCCGAGGGCGCTGCAGCGTTTCGTGCCCGAACCGACGCACCGGTTGCAATGGGCTCCGTCGGCGCCGGTACCGGCGCGACGATCAACAAGTGGGATGGCACTGACGGCATCGTCAAAGGCGGTGTCGGCTCGTTCGCCATCGGCGTCGACCGATGCGCCGTCGGTGCCCTCGCCGTCGTCAACGCCGTTGGTGGGCTGGTCGACGGAGCACTCTACGATCGAGGCAACCCTGAAGCGGGCCTTGCACCGCGCCTGTCGTTCGGCGCCGCGCAGAACACCACACTTGTCGTCGTGGCGACGGATGCGGGGATCATCGATCGCAACGAGTTGCGGCGTGTCGCCATCCGAGCTCACGACGCCCTCGGTGCGACAATCGTCCCGGCTCACACTCGCTACGACGGCGACACGGTGTTCGTCGTATCGGCTGGCCTCGACCGAGGGGTGGATGTCGACGCGGTCGCCGAGGCAGCGTTTCGGTGCGTCGCCGAATCGATCCGACTTGCGGTGGAGCACGCATGA
- the alr gene encoding alanine racemase, producing the protein MRPSWIEIDLDAIEHNAREIASRIAPASLCAVIKADAYGHGDVPVAEAVTRGGARMLAVALVEEGVRLREADIDQPILVLSEPLMADTAEIVTHGLTPTAYRMEFVERLASEADALGITPYPLHVKLDTGMHRVGARKAEAIALARAVHADHRLELTGVFTHFAVSDEDPDFTITQNAALTDFVAVLADEGIEPKLVHAANTAAALDFPETHHDMCRVGLGLYGMRPTPGSGRGVDLRPAMRVVSHVAYLLDLDAGERPSYGRIRALPEAGRVATVPIGYADGVPRQLSAPGSVLIGGNRYRHAGNVTMDMIIVDVGSDPIERGDEVVLLGAQGGDAILAEEWADLLGVINYEVICSFGPRLPRRYLGGTHRG; encoded by the coding sequence ATGCGTCCGTCGTGGATCGAGATCGATCTCGATGCGATCGAGCACAACGCTCGTGAGATCGCATCGCGCATAGCCCCCGCCTCGCTGTGTGCGGTCATCAAGGCAGACGCATACGGTCACGGTGATGTCCCCGTCGCTGAAGCTGTGACACGGGGAGGTGCCCGGATGCTCGCCGTCGCGCTTGTCGAAGAGGGCGTCCGGCTCCGTGAGGCCGACATCGATCAGCCGATCCTCGTGCTCTCGGAGCCGCTGATGGCAGACACTGCCGAGATCGTCACGCACGGGCTCACGCCCACGGCGTACCGGATGGAGTTCGTGGAACGCCTCGCATCGGAAGCCGATGCGCTCGGAATCACCCCGTACCCACTCCATGTGAAGCTCGACACGGGCATGCACAGGGTCGGTGCTCGGAAGGCTGAAGCCATTGCACTTGCGCGGGCGGTGCATGCAGATCACCGACTCGAGCTCACCGGTGTTTTCACGCATTTCGCGGTTTCGGACGAAGACCCCGACTTCACCATCACCCAAAACGCGGCACTCACCGATTTTGTTGCGGTGTTGGCAGACGAAGGCATCGAGCCGAAACTCGTCCATGCCGCAAACACCGCTGCCGCGCTCGACTTCCCTGAGACCCACCACGACATGTGCCGTGTCGGTCTCGGCCTGTACGGCATGCGACCAACGCCGGGGTCGGGGCGAGGTGTTGATCTCCGCCCCGCCATGCGGGTCGTCAGCCATGTCGCGTATCTCCTCGATCTCGACGCCGGCGAGCGGCCTTCGTATGGAAGGATCAGGGCGCTCCCGGAGGCGGGTCGGGTCGCTACGGTCCCGATCGGCTACGCGGATGGCGTACCGAGACAACTCTCGGCGCCGGGATCTGTGCTCATCGGCGGCAACCGGTACCGGCACGCCGGGAATGTCACGATGGACATGATCATCGTCGATGTCGGAAGCGACCCGATCGAGCGGGGAGACGAGGTCGTTCTCCTCGGCGCCCAGGGAGGCGACGCAATCCTAGCCGAGGAGTGGGCCGACCTCCTCGGCGTTATCAACTACGAAGTGATCTGCTCTTTCGGACCGAGGCTCCCGAGACGGTACCTCGGTGGGACCCACCGTGGATAA
- a CDS encoding NAD(P)H-hydrate dehydratase, producing MRPVLSVAEMRSVDAAASLDVDRLMDRAGFAVAFAAHDLGAGYGARVDVLCGKGNNGGDGYVAATHLARRGAAVTVHAFGEPAEGTPVHRARERALRSGVAVGSQATPPRTDVVIDAVVGTGFQGDLQPELAPWAGFDAPVVAVDIPSGLDGDSGSASGVVFSADITVTFHSLKPGHLLGRGPDLCGEVRVVDIGLSGGKPTMVHMEDHDVVVPYRPRTAHKWSAGAVATMGGMPGLTGAALLTARSALAAGAGVSNLIATPATATTYATQAPDIPILVIDEVTTPSDAATLLERLGRFDALVVGPGLEPASRSFVEALVATFDGPLILDAGALNALEDPEPIRQRDGATILTPHAGEFQRLAGEPPSVESVRRLADTTGAIVVAKGSPTLVAHGRVIVDDAGGPELATIGSGDVLAGMIAAFAATSRNLESAVVSAVHLHGVAGSIARDLGTVTATELLAAVGPTVGAFTTA from the coding sequence ATGAGACCGGTCCTGTCGGTCGCCGAGATGCGGAGCGTCGACGCTGCGGCCTCCCTCGATGTCGACCGTCTCATGGATCGGGCAGGGTTCGCCGTGGCTTTCGCCGCCCACGATCTCGGTGCGGGCTACGGGGCTCGGGTGGATGTGTTGTGCGGCAAGGGGAACAACGGAGGAGACGGCTATGTGGCTGCGACCCATCTCGCACGACGCGGCGCGGCGGTCACTGTTCACGCATTCGGCGAACCGGCTGAAGGGACACCGGTCCATCGGGCACGCGAGCGCGCACTCCGATCAGGCGTTGCCGTCGGCTCACAGGCGACACCACCGCGAACCGATGTCGTCATCGACGCCGTTGTCGGCACGGGATTCCAGGGTGACCTTCAGCCTGAGCTCGCCCCATGGGCCGGCTTCGACGCACCGGTCGTTGCCGTTGACATCCCATCCGGTCTCGATGGCGACTCCGGCAGCGCGTCCGGCGTCGTGTTCTCCGCCGATATCACCGTCACATTCCACTCCCTCAAGCCTGGGCATCTCCTCGGCAGGGGACCGGACCTGTGCGGTGAGGTGCGGGTGGTCGACATCGGCCTGTCAGGAGGCAAACCCACGATGGTCCACATGGAGGATCACGATGTCGTCGTCCCCTACCGGCCCCGGACCGCCCACAAATGGTCCGCTGGCGCGGTCGCGACCATGGGAGGGATGCCCGGTCTCACGGGCGCTGCCCTGCTCACGGCGCGCAGTGCCCTCGCCGCAGGCGCAGGAGTGTCGAATCTCATCGCGACGCCCGCCACGGCAACGACCTATGCAACCCAGGCTCCCGACATTCCGATATTGGTCATCGACGAGGTCACGACTCCCTCGGATGCAGCGACTCTCCTTGAACGCCTTGGACGATTCGACGCTCTCGTCGTTGGTCCGGGGCTCGAGCCCGCATCCCGTTCTTTCGTCGAGGCACTCGTCGCCACATTCGATGGGCCGCTCATCCTTGATGCAGGTGCACTCAACGCGTTGGAGGACCCAGAACCGATTCGTCAACGGGACGGTGCCACGATCCTCACGCCCCACGCCGGCGAGTTCCAGCGGCTCGCCGGCGAGCCGCCGAGTGTCGAATCCGTCCGCCGACTTGCCGACACCACCGGGGCGATCGTCGTAGCGAAGGGCAGTCCGACGCTCGTGGCACACGGCCGCGTGATCGTCGACGATGCTGGCGGACCGGAACTCGCAACCATCGGATCGGGGGATGTGCTCGCGGGCATGATCGCAGCGTTCGCAGCCACCTCGCGAAACCTCGAGTCCGCCGTGGTGTCAGCCGTTCACCTCCATGGTGTGGCGGGATCGATCGCGCGGGACCTCGGGACCGTGACCGCAACGGAGCTGCTCGCTGCCGTTGGGCCGACGGTAGGGGCCTTCACAACGGCGTGA
- the acpS gene encoding holo-ACP synthase, with protein sequence MEIVGLGVDLAEVSRVRRLLARDADRFRRRCFTDGEWQYAHRFRDPSERLAARFAGKEAVMKSMFTGWRRIPWTDVEITGGGPPRVEVHGKAALRADMLGVRDFKITITHTAGTALVFVVAVGDHRETQP encoded by the coding sequence ATGGAGATCGTTGGCCTCGGTGTGGATTTGGCGGAGGTGTCGCGCGTACGGCGGTTGCTTGCTCGCGATGCCGACCGGTTCCGGCGCCGGTGCTTCACCGATGGGGAATGGCAGTACGCCCACCGCTTCCGCGATCCATCCGAGCGTCTCGCCGCGAGGTTCGCTGGCAAGGAGGCGGTGATGAAGTCGATGTTCACCGGATGGCGGAGGATTCCGTGGACGGATGTCGAGATCACCGGTGGCGGACCTCCCCGCGTGGAGGTGCATGGCAAGGCGGCCCTTCGTGCGGACATGCTCGGCGTGCGAGACTTCAAGATCACGATCACCCACACCGCTGGGACCGCACTCGTGTTCGTCGTCGCCGTGGGTGACCACAGGGAAACGCAACCATGA
- the glmS gene encoding glutamine--fructose-6-phosphate transaminase (isomerizing), producing the protein MCGIMGYVGQRQAAPILVDGLRRLEYRGYDSAGIAVTNGAIAVRKAQGKIVNLEALLDSAPLSGSIGIGHTRWATHGVPTDANAHPHTDPSGEFVVVHNGIIENFQTLKNDLVATGARFESDTDSEVLAHLVARAYDGDLAEAVRRAVALAEGAYAMVAMSRREPRKIVAVRKISPLVVGLGDGETFLASDIPAVLHHTRDFLIVEDDELVVVTEHGATVETIDGERIDREVIHIDWDAEQAEKGGFEHFMLKEIHEQPAVITETLAGRLAQDGSVWLEDVGFDDEFAASIDRVWITACGTAFHAGLIGQEVFRRVLRLPANVEYAHELRYADPIIGPNELTVAISQSGETADTLAAARLAVDSGSRLLSITNVVGSTLSRYADDILYTRAGPEISVASTKAYLAMLIAQYLLALRLGAARGTVDRQLAERVAHGLHLLPGVIEEVLAREDQAVTAAESMVEADDVYFIGRGLDYAVAMEGSLKLKEISYLHSEAMPAGELKHGTLALITEGVPVVVILTQRSVYNKVISAVQEVKARGGRIIAVAYDTDTEIASHADAVLRIPEMEDLLAPVAAVVPLQLLAYHVARMRGHDIDQPRNLAKSVTVE; encoded by the coding sequence ATGTGCGGGATCATGGGATATGTCGGTCAGCGACAGGCTGCTCCGATACTCGTTGACGGTCTCAGGCGTCTCGAGTACCGCGGATACGACTCGGCGGGTATTGCTGTCACGAACGGCGCCATCGCCGTGCGCAAGGCGCAGGGCAAGATCGTCAACCTCGAGGCGCTTCTCGACTCGGCGCCGCTGTCGGGATCGATCGGTATCGGGCACACTCGATGGGCGACGCACGGTGTCCCGACCGATGCCAACGCGCACCCCCACACCGATCCGTCTGGGGAGTTCGTTGTGGTCCACAACGGAATCATCGAGAACTTCCAGACGCTCAAGAACGATCTCGTTGCCACCGGTGCCCGATTCGAGAGCGACACCGACTCGGAAGTGCTCGCCCATCTCGTGGCGAGGGCGTACGACGGCGACCTTGCCGAGGCCGTCCGCAGGGCCGTCGCTCTCGCGGAAGGGGCATACGCGATGGTTGCCATGTCAAGGCGCGAGCCGAGGAAGATCGTCGCGGTCCGGAAGATCAGTCCGCTCGTCGTCGGGCTCGGGGACGGCGAGACCTTTCTGGCATCCGACATTCCCGCAGTGCTGCACCACACGAGGGATTTCCTGATCGTCGAAGATGACGAGCTTGTGGTCGTGACCGAACACGGTGCAACCGTCGAGACAATCGACGGTGAGCGGATCGATCGTGAAGTGATCCACATCGATTGGGACGCCGAGCAGGCCGAAAAGGGCGGCTTTGAGCATTTCATGTTGAAGGAGATCCACGAGCAGCCCGCCGTGATCACCGAGACCCTCGCAGGGCGCCTTGCTCAGGACGGTTCGGTGTGGCTTGAGGATGTCGGCTTCGACGATGAGTTCGCGGCGTCGATCGACCGCGTGTGGATCACGGCATGCGGGACGGCGTTCCATGCCGGTCTCATTGGCCAGGAGGTCTTCAGGAGGGTCCTTCGGCTGCCTGCCAATGTGGAGTACGCCCATGAGCTCCGATATGCGGACCCGATCATCGGACCGAACGAGCTGACCGTTGCGATCTCGCAATCGGGGGAGACGGCCGACACGCTCGCCGCGGCACGACTCGCGGTCGATTCGGGTTCTCGCCTGTTGTCGATCACCAATGTCGTCGGTTCAACGCTGTCGCGCTATGCCGACGACATCCTGTACACCCGTGCGGGGCCGGAGATCTCGGTTGCGTCCACCAAGGCGTATCTCGCCATGCTGATCGCGCAGTACCTCCTCGCGCTCAGGCTCGGTGCGGCACGGGGAACGGTCGATCGCCAGCTCGCCGAACGGGTCGCGCACGGCCTGCATCTGCTCCCCGGAGTCATCGAGGAGGTGCTCGCACGGGAGGACCAGGCGGTGACGGCTGCTGAGTCCATGGTGGAAGCCGACGATGTCTACTTCATCGGAAGAGGTCTCGACTACGCCGTGGCGATGGAGGGGTCGCTCAAGCTCAAGGAGATCTCGTATCTCCATTCCGAGGCGATGCCAGCTGGGGAGCTCAAACACGGGACCCTCGCGCTCATCACCGAAGGAGTTCCGGTCGTGGTCATCCTGACGCAGCGATCGGTCTACAACAAGGTGATCTCCGCGGTGCAAGAGGTGAAGGCCCGCGGGGGTCGCATCATCGCCGTGGCGTACGACACCGACACGGAGATCGCATCACATGCCGATGCGGTCCTGCGGATCCCCGAGATGGAGGACCTGCTGGCCCCCGTTGCAGCGGTGGTACCTCTCCAGCTGCTCGCATACCATGTCGCGAGGATGCGTGGGCACGACATCGATCAGCCCCGCAACCTCGCCAAAAGCGTCACGGTGGAGTGA